Genomic window (Chryseobacterium sp. H1D6B):
AAGTTCTGGTTTCTGCCGTGAAATCAATATATTTTGGATCAGGAACAAGTAAGTCTTCTGCTCCCAGCTGGCTTAATTCTATAATTGATTTTCCTTCTGGTGTTTCATCCGCAACAGAACTTAATGCGGAAGCTTTAATAAGATCTTCAATTTTAATGTGGTCTGCAGGGTGGAATTGGGTAGCCTTACGATTTCCGATAGTGATCGTTCCTGTTTTGTCAAGCAGTAAAACATCAATATCTCCGGCAGTTTCTACTGCTTTTCCACTTTTTGTGATCACATTGGCACGTAATGCTCTGTCCATTCCTGCTATTCCGATCGCAGAAAGCAGACCTCCGATTGTTGTGGGTATCAAGCAAACGAAAAGTGATATAAATGCCGCAATGGTAATCGGTGTCTGCGCGTAATCTGCAAAAGGCTTTAAAGTGAGGGTTACGATAATAAAAGTGAGGGTAAACCCTGCTAAAAGTATTGTTAATGCAATCTCGTTAGGTGTTTTCTGTCTTGAGGCTCCTTCCACAAGAGCGATCATTTTATCTAAAAAAGATTCTCCAGGTTTTGTAGTGACTTTTACTTTAATTCTGTCCGAAAGAACTTTTGTTCCTCCCGTTACAGAACTTTTGTCTCCTCCTGCTTCTCTGATCACTGGAGCACTTTCACCTGTAATAGCAGATTCGTCAATAGTGGCAAGTCCTTCGATAATCTCTCCGTCCATCGGGATCTGGTCGCCCGCTTCACAGAAGAATATATCTCCGAGCTTCATTTCAGCTGATCTTTTCAACGTGGTTTCTATCTGGAATCCCGGTTTGTTTTCAACAATCAGTTTAGCGGGGGTTTCTTCACGCGTTTTTCTTAGAGAATCTGCCTGTGCTTTTCCTCTGGCTTCAGCGATGGCTTCCGCGAAGTTGGCGAATAAAACGGTGAAAAGTAATATGATGAATACTGAAAAATTATAAGCGAAACTTCCCTGTGTCTTGTCACCCGTTAAGCTGAATAAACTCACGATGAACATGACGGCTGTTCCTACTTCTACCAGGAACATGACAGGATTTTTAAACATGATTTTCGGATTCAGTTTAACGAAAGACTGTTTAATGGCTTCGTTCACCAGATCTTTTTGAAACAATGTCTGTGATTGATTTTTCATTTTTTGAAAGAGTTATATAATTGAACCAATGGCAACCATTAAGGCGGATCGAAATACTGAGGAGAGTTAAATGGATAATGGTATTCAAGTGAATAGTTGTATGAGATTTAGACTAGTTTTCAATACCCCTGCATACTTCAGCTCCTTAATGGTTTATTGGTTTATTTTTTAATGTTCATATTTATTTAGAAAAGTATTGAAGCTGTTCTGCGATAGGTCCTAAGGTCAAAGCCGGGAAGAAAGACAATGCAGCAATAAGAAGAATAACAGCGAGTGTCATAAATCCAAATGTGGCAGTATCCGTTTTCAGGGTTCCGGAACTTTCAGGGA
Coding sequences:
- the kdpB gene encoding potassium-transporting ATPase subunit KdpB; the encoded protein is MKNQSQTLFQKDLVNEAIKQSFVKLNPKIMFKNPVMFLVEVGTAVMFIVSLFSLTGDKTQGSFAYNFSVFIILLFTVLFANFAEAIAEARGKAQADSLRKTREETPAKLIVENKPGFQIETTLKRSAEMKLGDIFFCEAGDQIPMDGEIIEGLATIDESAITGESAPVIREAGGDKSSVTGGTKVLSDRIKVKVTTKPGESFLDKMIALVEGASRQKTPNEIALTILLAGFTLTFIIVTLTLKPFADYAQTPITIAAFISLFVCLIPTTIGGLLSAIGIAGMDRALRANVITKSGKAVETAGDIDVLLLDKTGTITIGNRKATQFHPADHIKIEDLIKASALSSVADETPEGKSIIELSQLGAEDLLVPDPKYIDFTAETRTSGIDFENTRIRKGAYDTIKKLTEKEGNIFPQETEDAVKKIAENGGTPLVVSLNEKVLGVIELQDIIKTGIQERFQRLRKMGVKTVMVTGDNPLTAKFIAEKAGVDDFIAEAKPEDKMNYIKKEQQEGKLVAMMGDGTNDAPALAQADVGVAMNSGTQAAKEAGNMVDLDNDPTKLIEIVEIGKQLLMTRGTLTTFSIANDVAKYFAIIPALFITFIPALQKLNIMHLHSPQSAILSAIIFNAVIIPFLIPLALKGVAYKPIGASALLRRNLLLYGLGGIIVPFIGIKIIDLFISLFF